Proteins encoded in a region of the Cytobacillus pseudoceanisediminis genome:
- a CDS encoding 8-oxo-dGTP diphosphatase, whose protein sequence is MQRVTNCVLLKDDKVLLLQKPRRGWWVAPGGKMEPGESVRDSCIREFREETGIYLRNPNIKGIFTFIMKDGDKVVQEWMMFTFLATASDGLNLEESDEGKLRWHPFSEVKNLPMAAGDSHILEYMIHGQGMIYGTFTYTPDFELLSYRLDPS, encoded by the coding sequence TTGCAGCGAGTCACGAACTGTGTGTTACTGAAAGACGATAAAGTATTGCTTTTACAGAAGCCGAGAAGAGGCTGGTGGGTGGCTCCGGGCGGAAAAATGGAGCCGGGTGAATCAGTGAGGGACTCGTGCATCCGTGAGTTCAGGGAAGAAACAGGCATTTATCTGCGAAATCCGAATATTAAAGGCATTTTTACGTTCATCATGAAGGATGGCGATAAGGTTGTACAGGAGTGGATGATGTTTACTTTCCTGGCTACAGCTTCTGATGGGCTGAACCTGGAGGAATCAGATGAAGGCAAACTTCGCTGGCATCCGTTTTCAGAGGTTAAGAATCTGCCGATGGCTGCCGGAGATTCACATATTTTGGAGTATATGATTCATGGACAGGGCATGATTTATGGAACGTTTACGTATACGCCTGATTTTGAACTGCTTAGTTACAGGCTGGATCCAAGCTGA
- the rapZ gene encoding RNase adapter RapZ encodes MSTGAVNDTQMVIITGMSGAGKTVAIQSFEDLGFFCVDNLPPTLLPKFLELMKESGNKMNKVALVMDLRGREFFDHLFKALDELSETSWVTPQILYLDADDSTLVRRYKETRRFHPLAPSGLPLEGIKLERELLEELKGRAQLIYNTSQMKPRELREKILTEFSLNKKTIFTVNVMSFGFKHGIPIDADLVFDVRFLPNPHYIEHMRPKTGLDEEVSSYVLKWTETSKFLEKVTELLSFMLPHYKREGKAQLVVAIGCTGGQHRSVALTEYIADYFGKDYHTAITHRDIERRKENIK; translated from the coding sequence ATGAGCACGGGTGCAGTTAATGATACTCAAATGGTGATTATTACGGGAATGTCAGGGGCAGGGAAAACAGTAGCCATCCAAAGCTTTGAAGATCTTGGCTTCTTCTGTGTAGACAACTTGCCGCCGACACTGCTGCCGAAATTCCTTGAACTTATGAAGGAATCAGGGAATAAAATGAATAAGGTGGCATTGGTGATGGATTTGCGCGGCCGTGAGTTTTTTGACCACTTATTTAAAGCGCTGGATGAATTATCCGAGACATCCTGGGTCACCCCGCAAATTTTATATCTTGATGCTGATGATTCGACGCTCGTCAGAAGATATAAAGAAACAAGACGATTCCATCCCCTTGCACCATCAGGATTACCTCTTGAAGGCATAAAGCTTGAACGGGAACTGCTTGAAGAATTAAAAGGCAGGGCCCAGCTTATTTATAACACATCACAAATGAAACCAAGGGAATTGCGAGAGAAAATTCTCACAGAATTCTCATTGAATAAGAAAACTATATTTACGGTTAACGTCATGTCTTTTGGCTTTAAGCATGGAATTCCAATTGATGCCGACCTGGTGTTCGATGTCCGGTTCCTTCCGAATCCGCATTATATTGAGCATATGAGGCCGAAGACAGGATTAGATGAAGAGGTATCCAGCTATGTGCTGAAATGGACTGAAACAAGTAAATTTCTCGAGAAGGTTACGGAGCTGCTGAGCTTCATGCTTCCGCATTATAAACGGGAAGGGAAAGCTCAATTGGTCGTTGCAATCGGCTGTACGGGAGGCCAGCATCGTTCGGTAGCGCTGACAGAGTATATTGCTGACTATTTCGGCAAGGATTACCATACGGCAATCACGCACCGTGACATCGAGAGGAGAAAGGAAAACATCAAATGA
- a CDS encoding gluconeogenesis factor YvcK family protein — protein MNRQPRIVIIGGGTGLPVLLRGLKQFPVDITAIVTVADDGGSSGRLRNDLHIPPPGDIRNVLAALSDVEPLIEEMFQHRFATSNELSGHSLGNLILAAMTSITGNFVHAIQEMSKVLNVRGKVLPAANQSVVLHAEMEDGTIVSGESKIPYSGKKIKRVFLTPKNIKALPESLQAIRQADMIIIGPGSLYTSILPNLLVPRLGREVCHSKAKKVYICNLMTQAGETLDYTASDHVKALYDHMSCAFINTILVNNEEIPPHIQERYSEEMAKPVVYDTGALTELGLEIMHGEIVSHEGGIIRHDTKEVAQMLYNLLLHETNRRFNA, from the coding sequence ATGAACCGACAGCCAAGAATCGTCATCATCGGTGGAGGAACAGGGCTGCCTGTCCTCTTAAGGGGATTGAAACAATTCCCTGTTGATATTACTGCCATTGTGACAGTTGCCGATGATGGCGGCAGTTCAGGAAGATTGAGAAATGATCTTCATATCCCGCCGCCCGGTGACATCCGCAATGTACTGGCAGCTCTTTCAGACGTGGAGCCGCTCATTGAGGAGATGTTCCAGCACCGCTTTGCGACATCCAATGAGTTATCCGGGCATTCGCTTGGCAATCTGATTCTAGCGGCCATGACCTCGATAACAGGAAACTTTGTTCATGCGATTCAGGAAATGAGCAAGGTGTTAAACGTAAGGGGAAAGGTATTGCCGGCTGCAAACCAGAGTGTGGTCCTTCATGCAGAAATGGAAGACGGGACCATAGTATCGGGAGAATCAAAGATTCCCTATTCCGGCAAAAAAATTAAACGGGTATTTTTAACCCCTAAAAATATCAAAGCCCTGCCTGAATCACTGCAGGCAATCAGACAGGCTGATATGATCATCATAGGGCCTGGAAGCTTATATACCAGTATTCTTCCAAACCTGCTTGTCCCTAGGCTGGGACGTGAGGTCTGTCATTCTAAGGCGAAAAAGGTGTATATATGCAATTTAATGACACAGGCAGGAGAGACGCTCGATTACACGGCAAGTGATCACGTAAAAGCATTGTATGATCATATGAGCTGTGCTTTTATCAATACCATTCTGGTAAACAATGAGGAAATTCCTCCTCATATTCAGGAGAGGTACAGCGAGGAAATGGCAAAGCCTGTTGTGTATGATACAGGTGCTCTTACCGAACTGGGCCTTGAAATAATGCACGGTGAAATTGTCAGCCACGAAGGCGGGATCATTCGCCATGATACAAAAGAAGTTGCCCAAATGCTATATAATTTACTTTTACATGAAACCAATAGGCGTTTTAACGCGTAG
- a CDS encoding HPr family phosphocarrier protein, which yields MAEKQVEVKLKTGLQARPAALFVQEANRFSSDIFLEKDGKKVNAKSIMGLMSLAVSSGSVITLKAEGNDENEALEALANYIQKEN from the coding sequence ATGGCGGAAAAACAGGTTGAAGTTAAGCTGAAAACAGGATTACAGGCACGTCCGGCGGCATTGTTCGTACAGGAGGCCAATCGGTTCTCATCCGATATTTTTCTGGAGAAGGACGGAAAGAAGGTAAATGCCAAAAGCATAATGGGGCTGATGAGTCTGGCAGTAAGCTCAGGATCAGTCATTACCCTCAAGGCTGAAGGGAACGACGAAAACGAAGCTCTTGAGGCACTTGCGAACTATATTCAAAAGGAAAACTAA
- the clpP gene encoding ATP-dependent Clp endopeptidase proteolytic subunit ClpP, whose product MNLIPTVIEQTNRGERAYDIYSRLLKDRIIMLGSAIDDNVANSIVAQLLFLEAENPEKDISIYINSPGGSITAGMAIYDTMQFIKPKVQTICIGMAASMGAFLLAAGEKGKRFALPNSEVMIHQPLGGAQGQATEIEIAAKRILFLREKLNTILSERTGQPLEVIARDTDRDNFMTAERALEYGLVDQIITRNSLDEKKDK is encoded by the coding sequence ATGAACTTAATCCCTACAGTTATTGAACAAACAAACCGCGGGGAGCGCGCTTATGATATTTACTCCCGCCTTTTAAAAGACCGCATCATTATGCTGGGAAGCGCAATCGATGACAATGTGGCAAACTCAATTGTTGCCCAGCTTTTATTCCTTGAAGCAGAAAATCCTGAAAAAGACATTTCCATTTACATTAATAGCCCGGGCGGTAGCATTACAGCTGGTATGGCTATTTATGATACGATGCAATTTATCAAGCCAAAGGTACAAACGATCTGTATCGGTATGGCAGCATCCATGGGTGCGTTCCTTCTTGCTGCTGGTGAGAAAGGCAAGCGTTTTGCCCTTCCAAACAGTGAAGTCATGATTCATCAGCCACTAGGCGGAGCTCAGGGACAGGCGACTGAAATTGAAATCGCTGCAAAGCGCATTCTTTTCCTTCGCGAAAAATTAAACACAATTCTTTCAGAGCGCACTGGACAGCCGCTTGAAGTCATTGCGAGAGACACTGACCGCGATAACTTTATGACAGCTGAAAGAGCTCTTGAATACGGTTTGGTTGACCAAATCATTACCAGAAACTCTTTGGATGAGAAGAAAGATAAATAA
- a CDS encoding glutaredoxin family protein, with translation MKQPEVVFYTRSSCPLCDKAKDVIMELKKEYEFILIEKDIDGSDELTEKYGLMIPVVEIDGYKVQFGHIDAITVSEALTEKN, from the coding sequence TTGAAACAGCCAGAGGTCGTGTTTTATACACGCAGCAGTTGCCCGCTGTGTGATAAAGCCAAGGATGTAATAATGGAATTAAAGAAAGAGTACGAATTTATCTTAATTGAGAAAGACATTGATGGTAGCGATGAACTGACAGAGAAGTATGGGCTCATGATCCCGGTTGTTGAAATTGATGGGTATAAAGTGCAGTTCGGGCATATTGATGCCATTACGGTAAGTGAAGCGCTTACAGAAAAAAACTGA
- a CDS encoding sugar-binding transcriptional regulator, which produces MYSLIDIQKRLLPDMLAVMQKRYGILHYIGLMEPVGRRSLAVSLGLTERVLRSEVEFLKDQNLIRISSTGMSLSADGRDLLEALEGIMRDISGIAVMEQELSRKLGIRQAIIVSGNSDESPWVKQELGRATAMCMKSRLKGKNIIAVTGGSTMAAVAEMLTPDLAERDWLFVPARGGIGEDVKNQANTICAKMADHTDSRHRVLYVPDQVSREMYESIIKEPNIKEVITQIKSASMVLHGIGDAITMAERRKTSEEDFVKIKHAQAVGESFGYYFNEGGEVVHKVQTIGLQLDDLSHIEHVIAVAGGSSKAKAIAAYMKRAPSSTILVTDEGAAKQLLKG; this is translated from the coding sequence ATGTACTCACTAATTGATATTCAAAAAAGATTATTGCCTGATATGCTTGCGGTTATGCAGAAGCGCTATGGGATCCTTCATTACATAGGGCTGATGGAGCCGGTTGGAAGAAGGAGCCTTGCAGTAAGTTTGGGCCTGACGGAAAGAGTGCTGAGAAGTGAGGTTGAATTTTTAAAAGACCAGAATCTGATCCGCATTTCAAGTACGGGGATGAGCCTTTCTGCCGATGGCAGGGATTTGCTTGAAGCTCTTGAAGGAATAATGAGGGATATATCGGGTATAGCCGTAATGGAGCAGGAATTATCCCGAAAACTTGGCATTCGCCAGGCGATCATTGTTTCGGGCAACAGCGATGAATCTCCATGGGTAAAGCAGGAGCTTGGCAGGGCAACAGCGATGTGTATGAAATCAAGGCTCAAAGGCAAAAATATCATCGCAGTTACCGGCGGATCCACAATGGCAGCCGTAGCGGAGATGCTAACCCCTGATCTTGCTGAACGGGATTGGCTGTTTGTGCCGGCACGGGGCGGAATTGGGGAAGATGTTAAAAATCAGGCTAACACCATTTGTGCAAAAATGGCTGATCATACAGATTCCAGACACCGCGTCCTTTATGTACCGGACCAGGTGAGCAGGGAGATGTATGAAAGCATTATTAAGGAACCCAATATTAAAGAAGTAATCACCCAGATCAAATCTGCTAGCATGGTTTTACACGGGATTGGGGACGCTATTACAATGGCGGAACGCCGCAAAACCAGTGAAGAAGATTTTGTTAAAATCAAGCATGCCCAAGCAGTAGGAGAATCCTTTGGTTATTACTTCAATGAAGGCGGCGAGGTTGTACATAAGGTTCAGACCATCGGCCTTCAGCTGGATGACCTATCCCATATTGAACATGTCATTGCAGTGGCAGGCGGCTCTTCAAAGGCAAAAGCCATTGCTGCATACATGAAACGGGCACCATCCTCTACCATTTTAGTGACAGATGAAGGTGCAGCAAAACAGTTGTTAAAAGGGTAA
- the gap gene encoding type I glyceraldehyde-3-phosphate dehydrogenase, which produces MAVKVGINGFGRIGRVVFRAALKNPNVEVVAVNDLTDANMLAHLLKYDSVHGTLNEEVTVDGDYLVVGGHKVKVLAERDPAQLGWGDLGVEVVVESTGRFTKRADAAKHLEAGAKKVIISAPASDEDITVVMGVNHDKYDPANHHVISNASCTTNCLAPFAKVLNDSFGIKRGMMTTVHSYTNDQQILDLPHKDYRRARAAAENIIPTTTGAAKAVSLVLPELKGKLNGGAMRVPTPNVSLVDLVAELDKDVTAEEVNSALKAAAEGELKGILAYSEEPLVSGDYNGNPASSTIDALSTMVMEGSMVKVISWYDNESGYSNRVVDLVDYIAQKGL; this is translated from the coding sequence ATGGCAGTTAAAGTTGGTATTAACGGATTTGGAAGAATCGGGCGTGTTGTTTTCCGTGCAGCTCTTAAAAACCCTAACGTAGAGGTTGTAGCAGTAAATGACCTTACAGATGCAAACATGCTTGCACACCTTTTAAAATATGATTCCGTACACGGAACATTAAATGAAGAAGTAACAGTTGATGGCGATTACCTTGTTGTTGGCGGCCATAAAGTAAAAGTACTTGCTGAGCGCGATCCTGCTCAATTAGGATGGGGAGACCTTGGCGTAGAAGTAGTAGTAGAATCTACTGGCCGTTTCACAAAGCGTGCTGACGCTGCGAAACACCTTGAAGCTGGTGCGAAGAAAGTAATCATTTCAGCTCCTGCAAGTGACGAAGATATCACAGTGGTTATGGGTGTTAACCATGATAAATATGACCCTGCAAACCACCATGTAATCTCTAACGCATCTTGTACAACAAACTGCTTGGCTCCATTTGCAAAAGTATTGAACGACAGCTTCGGAATCAAGCGCGGTATGATGACAACTGTTCACTCATACACAAATGACCAGCAAATCCTTGACTTGCCGCACAAAGACTACCGCCGTGCCCGTGCAGCAGCAGAAAATATCATTCCAACAACTACTGGCGCTGCAAAAGCAGTATCTCTAGTATTGCCTGAACTTAAAGGCAAATTGAACGGTGGAGCTATGCGTGTTCCAACTCCAAACGTTTCTCTTGTTGACCTTGTTGCTGAGCTTGACAAAGATGTAACAGCAGAAGAAGTAAACAGCGCTCTTAAAGCAGCTGCTGAAGGCGAACTTAAAGGCATTCTTGCATACAGCGAAGAGCCATTAGTATCTGGCGACTACAACGGAAACCCAGCTTCTTCTACAATCGATGCACTGTCTACAATGGTTATGGAAGGCAGCATGGTAAAAGTTATCTCTTGGTATGACAACGAGTCTGGTTATTCTAACCGTGTAGTTGACCTTGTTGACTACATCGCTCAAAAAGGACTTTAA
- a CDS encoding phosphoglycerate kinase, translating into MNKKSVKDVELKGKRVFCRVDFNVPMKDGQVTDETRIRAALPTIEYLTNQGAKVILASHLGRPKGSVVEELRLTPVAKRLSELLGKEVKKADEAYGDSVKAMVDTLSEGDVLLLENVRFYPGEEKNDSELAKAFAELADVYVNDAFGAAHRAHASTEGIAHHLPAVSGLLMEKELDVLGKALSNPERPFTAIIGGAKVKDKIGVIENLLEKVDNLIIGGGLAYTFVKAQGHEVGKSLLEEDKIELAKSFMEKAKEKGVNFYMPVDVVVADDFSEEANIKTVAIEEIPSDWEALDIGPKTREIYSDVIQNSKLVIWNGPMGVFELKKFAGGTRAVAEALAEANDTYSVIGGGDSAAAVEKFHLADRMSHISTGGGASLEFMEGKALPGVVALNDK; encoded by the coding sequence GTGAACAAAAAAAGCGTAAAAGATGTGGAGTTAAAAGGCAAACGAGTTTTTTGCCGCGTTGATTTCAACGTACCTATGAAGGATGGACAGGTTACAGATGAAACTCGTATCCGTGCAGCTCTTCCAACTATTGAGTATTTGACTAACCAGGGTGCTAAAGTAATCTTAGCAAGCCATTTGGGCCGTCCGAAGGGTTCAGTTGTTGAAGAATTGCGTTTAACACCAGTAGCAAAGCGTTTGTCCGAGCTTCTTGGCAAAGAAGTGAAGAAGGCCGATGAAGCATATGGCGATTCTGTAAAAGCAATGGTTGACACGCTAAGTGAAGGAGATGTTCTTCTTCTTGAAAACGTGCGTTTCTATCCTGGAGAGGAAAAGAATGATTCTGAACTTGCAAAGGCATTTGCTGAGCTTGCTGACGTGTATGTGAACGATGCCTTTGGAGCAGCACACCGTGCACATGCCTCAACGGAAGGAATTGCGCATCATCTTCCTGCAGTATCAGGACTATTAATGGAAAAAGAACTGGATGTACTTGGAAAAGCTCTTTCAAATCCTGAGCGTCCATTTACAGCCATTATCGGCGGCGCAAAGGTTAAAGATAAGATCGGTGTAATAGAAAACCTTCTTGAAAAGGTAGATAACCTGATCATTGGCGGCGGACTGGCCTATACATTTGTAAAGGCACAGGGCCATGAAGTAGGGAAATCCCTATTGGAAGAAGATAAGATTGAACTTGCAAAGTCCTTTATGGAAAAAGCGAAAGAAAAAGGCGTGAACTTCTACATGCCTGTTGATGTCGTGGTAGCAGACGATTTTTCCGAGGAAGCCAATATTAAGACAGTAGCAATTGAAGAAATTCCTTCTGATTGGGAAGCACTTGATATCGGACCTAAAACGCGCGAAATCTACAGTGATGTAATCCAGAATTCCAAGCTGGTCATCTGGAATGGGCCAATGGGTGTGTTCGAATTGAAAAAATTCGCCGGCGGAACAAGAGCAGTGGCTGAGGCTTTAGCAGAAGCGAACGATACATATTCAGTCATTGGCGGCGGAGATTCTGCAGCTGCAGTTGAGAAATTCCATCTTGCTGACCGCATGAGCCATATCTCAACAGGCGGCGGCGCTTCCCTTGAGTTTATGGAAGGAAAGGCTCTGCCTGGCGTAGTGGCTTTAAACGATAAATAA
- the tpiA gene encoding triose-phosphate isomerase, producing the protein MRKPIIAGNWKMHKTLPEAKVFLEEINGLVPGKEQVETVVCAPALFLERLVDSAKGYDVEIGAQNMHFEESGAFTGEISPVALEDLGVKYVILGHSERREMFNETDEAVNKKTLAAFKYNLTPIVCVGESLEQREKGETMDLVGSQVEKALNGLTEEQVKQTVIAYEPIWAIGTGKSSTSADANEVCAHIRSVVAKQFSQVAADAVRIQYGGSVKPANIKEYMSQPDIDGALVGGASLEPQSFLQLLEAGKNE; encoded by the coding sequence ATGCGTAAACCAATTATCGCAGGAAACTGGAAAATGCATAAAACACTTCCGGAAGCGAAAGTATTTCTTGAAGAAATCAATGGCTTAGTACCGGGGAAGGAGCAGGTAGAAACAGTTGTATGTGCCCCTGCACTATTCCTGGAACGCCTTGTGGATAGCGCAAAGGGTTATGATGTTGAAATCGGCGCGCAAAACATGCACTTTGAAGAAAGTGGTGCTTTTACAGGCGAAATCAGTCCTGTGGCACTTGAAGACCTTGGGGTAAAATATGTAATCCTTGGTCATTCCGAGCGCCGGGAAATGTTTAATGAAACAGACGAGGCCGTTAACAAAAAAACTCTGGCTGCTTTTAAATACAATTTAACTCCTATCGTTTGTGTCGGTGAATCGCTTGAACAGCGTGAAAAGGGCGAAACAATGGATCTTGTAGGCTCTCAGGTGGAAAAGGCTCTTAATGGTCTAACTGAAGAGCAGGTAAAGCAGACTGTTATTGCGTATGAGCCAATCTGGGCAATCGGAACTGGCAAGTCTTCAACATCGGCAGATGCGAATGAGGTATGTGCACATATCCGCTCTGTAGTTGCGAAGCAATTTTCCCAAGTTGCAGCAGATGCAGTCCGCATTCAGTACGGCGGAAGCGTAAAGCCTGCAAATATTAAAGAATATATGAGCCAGCCTGATATTGATGGAGCTCTTGTAGGCGGCGCAAGCCTTGAGCCGCAATCATTCCTTCAATTATTGGAGGCAGGCAAGAATGAGTAA
- the gpmI gene encoding 2,3-bisphosphoglycerate-independent phosphoglycerate mutase, which translates to MSKSPVALIILDGFALRGERMGNAVAQAKKPNFERYWNTYPNATLTASGEAVGLPEGQMGNSEVGHLNIGAGRIVYQSLTRVNVAIREGHFEKNETFRSAIDHVKKNGTDLHLMGLLSDGGVHSHIQHLFALLRMAAEEGVKNVYVHGFLDGRDVGPQTAAGYIKETQEKMKEYGVGEFATISGRYYSMDRDKRWERVEKSYRSMVYGDGPSYSDPLDLVEDNYKNGIFDEFVIPSVITAEDGKPVATIKKNDAVIFYNFRPDRAIQISNTFTNKDFRSFDRGPGHPENLFFVCLTHFSETVDGYVAFKPTNLDNTLGEVLAQNGKTQLRIAETEKYPHVTFFMSGGREEKFPGEERILIDSPKVATYDLKPEMSAYEVTDALLKEIEADNFDAIILNFANPDMVGHSGMLEPTIKAVETVDECLGKIVDLIISKGGKAIITADHGNADEVVTLEGSPMTAHTTNPVPVIVTQDGAELRTDGILGDLAPTVLDLLGLEKPEEMTGTSLLKK; encoded by the coding sequence ATGAGTAAATCTCCAGTTGCATTAATCATCTTAGATGGCTTCGCATTGCGTGGAGAGCGGATGGGAAATGCCGTTGCCCAGGCAAAGAAGCCAAACTTCGAACGCTACTGGAATACCTACCCTAACGCAACTCTGACAGCCAGCGGCGAAGCAGTAGGTCTTCCAGAAGGGCAGATGGGAAACTCTGAAGTAGGCCACTTAAACATTGGTGCAGGCCGGATTGTTTATCAGAGCTTAACAAGAGTAAACGTGGCCATTCGTGAAGGACATTTTGAGAAAAACGAAACGTTCCGTTCTGCTATTGACCATGTCAAAAAGAATGGCACGGATCTTCATTTGATGGGACTTCTTTCAGATGGAGGCGTTCACAGCCATATTCAGCACTTATTCGCACTGCTTCGCATGGCTGCTGAAGAAGGCGTGAAGAATGTCTATGTTCATGGGTTCCTGGATGGACGTGATGTTGGCCCGCAAACAGCAGCAGGCTACATTAAAGAAACGCAGGAAAAAATGAAGGAATACGGAGTCGGCGAATTTGCGACGATTTCTGGACGCTATTATTCCATGGACCGCGACAAACGCTGGGAGCGAGTTGAAAAGTCATACCGTTCCATGGTGTATGGCGATGGCCCATCATACAGCGATCCCCTGGATTTAGTTGAAGATAACTATAAGAATGGTATCTTTGATGAGTTCGTCATTCCATCTGTCATAACAGCAGAAGATGGTAAACCGGTTGCAACAATTAAGAAAAATGATGCAGTCATTTTCTATAACTTCCGTCCGGATCGGGCAATCCAGATTTCGAACACTTTTACAAATAAAGACTTCCGTTCATTTGATAGAGGGCCAGGACATCCTGAGAACTTGTTCTTCGTTTGTTTAACCCACTTCAGTGAAACAGTTGACGGATATGTTGCGTTCAAACCGACCAACCTTGATAACACCCTTGGTGAAGTTCTAGCGCAAAATGGAAAAACACAGCTCCGCATTGCGGAAACAGAAAAGTACCCTCATGTGACGTTCTTTATGAGCGGCGGACGTGAAGAGAAATTCCCTGGCGAAGAGCGGATCCTGATCGATTCACCGAAAGTAGCTACCTATGACCTTAAGCCTGAAATGAGCGCTTATGAAGTAACGGACGCGTTGCTGAAGGAAATAGAGGCTGATAATTTCGATGCGATCATCCTGAACTTTGCCAACCCGGACATGGTGGGGCACTCAGGCATGCTTGAGCCAACGATCAAGGCGGTTGAAACAGTTGACGAATGCCTTGGCAAAATTGTTGATTTGATTATTTCTAAAGGCGGAAAAGCGATTATCACAGCTGACCATGGCAACGCTGATGAAGTTGTTACCTTGGAAGGCAGCCCAATGACCGCTCATACAACAAACCCAGTTCCAGTCATCGTTACACAGGATGGTGCAGAGCTCCGTACAGACGGAATTTTAGGAGACCTTGCTCCAACTGTCCTGGACCTGCTTGGATTGGAAAAACCTGAAGAAATGACAGGAACCTCTTTATTGAAAAAATAA
- the eno gene encoding phosphopyruvate hydratase yields MPFIEQVYAREVLDSRGNPTVEVEVLTESGFFGRAIVPSGASTGEHEAVELRDGDKSRYLGKGVQKAVDNVNNLIADAVIGLDVTDQVGIDRTMIALDGTENKGKLGANAILGVSMACAHAAAESVGLPLYRYLGGFNAKQLPTPMMNIINGGSHADNNVDFQEFMIMPVGAPTFKEAIRMGAEVFHSLKKVLSGKGLNTAVGDEGGFAPNLGSNREALEVIIEAITNAGYEAGKDIYLAMDVASSEFFNKETGKYDLAGEGRTGLTSEDMVNFYEELVNEFPIISIEDGLDENDWEGHKLLTDRIGGKVQLVGDDLFVTNTKKLAQGIEQGVGNSILIKVNQIGTLTETFEAIEMAKRAGYTAVVSHRSGETEDATIADIAVATNAGQIKTGSMSRTDRIAKYNQLLRIEDELGDLAVYDGLKSFYNLSK; encoded by the coding sequence ATGCCATTTATCGAACAAGTATATGCTCGTGAAGTATTAGATTCCCGCGGTAACCCAACAGTTGAAGTTGAAGTTTTAACAGAATCAGGATTTTTTGGCCGTGCCATCGTTCCTTCTGGAGCGTCCACTGGTGAGCACGAAGCAGTAGAACTTCGTGACGGCGACAAGTCCCGTTACCTTGGAAAAGGCGTTCAAAAAGCAGTAGACAACGTAAACAACCTAATTGCTGACGCTGTTATTGGTCTAGATGTAACTGACCAGGTTGGCATCGACCGCACGATGATCGCATTAGATGGAACTGAAAACAAAGGCAAGCTTGGCGCGAATGCGATCCTTGGCGTATCCATGGCTTGTGCACATGCTGCTGCCGAGTCTGTAGGACTTCCGTTATACCGTTACCTTGGAGGCTTCAATGCGAAGCAGCTTCCAACACCAATGATGAACATCATCAACGGCGGATCTCACGCTGACAACAACGTGGACTTCCAGGAATTCATGATCATGCCTGTAGGAGCTCCTACTTTTAAAGAAGCAATCCGTATGGGTGCTGAAGTTTTCCATTCATTGAAAAAAGTTTTATCTGGCAAAGGCCTGAACACAGCTGTAGGTGATGAAGGCGGATTCGCTCCAAACCTTGGCTCTAACCGTGAAGCTCTTGAAGTCATCATTGAAGCTATCACAAATGCTGGCTACGAAGCAGGCAAAGACATCTACCTTGCAATGGATGTTGCTTCTTCTGAGTTCTTCAACAAAGAAACTGGCAAATACGATCTTGCAGGCGAAGGCCGTACTGGCTTAACTTCAGAAGACATGGTTAACTTCTACGAAGAGCTTGTAAACGAGTTCCCAATCATCTCAATTGAAGATGGTCTTGACGAAAACGACTGGGAAGGACACAAGCTGTTAACTGATCGCATCGGCGGAAAAGTTCAGCTTGTTGGTGATGACTTATTCGTTACAAACACGAAGAAGCTTGCTCAAGGAATCGAGCAGGGCGTAGGCAACTCAATCCTGATCAAAGTAAACCAAATCGGTACTTTAACGGAAACATTCGAAGCAATCGAAATGGCGAAGCGTGCCGGCTACACAGCAGTTGTATCTCACCGTTCCGGTGAAACAGAAGATGCTACAATCGCTGACATCGCTGTTGCAACAAACGCTGGCCAAATCAAAACTGGTTCAATGTCACGTACAGACCGTATTGCTAAATACAACCAGCTTCTTCGCATCGAAGACGAGCTTGGCGATTTAGCTGTATATGATGGATTAAAATCCTTCTATAACTTGAGCAAGTAA